agaaaaaatagtaaaattgcatttcatgcagttgcatttgcatcggtactaaAAAGCGAAACAAGACGCAGCGGCTCGCAGTCGATTACATGCACGAAGGGAATTGTCTCTCTCACTGCTCGAGCACGCAAAAGAgcgaaagtaaaaaaaaaaagaggaaggaagttcacgtccgttgtctctccctcattaatgccTGCGCATGCACGCACAAATTCGGCGAACGTGCGGATGCTAGAGGAATCCTagagaagcaaaatgagcccatgatataatattataaaatatgctctctctcaagTGTGGGTTGTCAGGAGAAGAAATTTGCCGAAGGAGGAAGCCAATAATAGACAAGACAAGTCAAGAGTTGCGGCTATCCTATAGAAGGGAGGGACAAGTAGCCCTATAAGAAGCCCCAAgcaggaggaagaaagaagaatccatGAACACGTGCATTTTCTCCCCCTCTCATTAATGCTGCACATGCACGCATTAACGGGACGTGAAAATTCTCCTGCAAGAGAGATGGACcaacatttctttaatattatCCCTGCTGAAAAGCAGATGGGTAGccaccatatttgaaaaaagcaACCGGACGTGAACAACAAGGAAAAATTACGAGGGCAACGTTCGGCTTAAATTCTGGAAAAGTTGCGGCTACATCTTGTCACAATAATGTTGGCTATCTTCAAGAGGCAATGGACGGCCTATAAATAAGACCACAAGAAGCCGCGTCTGGGGGGAGAAAAAAGGAAGCATTCACTGGAGAGGTTTTGTGAGAGATTAAAAAAGAGAGTCCGTAGAGAGACAcagggaggagaaaaaaaaagaaaaaaacacaaagtcttcttcttcttcgcgcaGCAGCTTCGTGGAATCCCGCAACCGTCCAAGCTTCCCTTCACCCGAGCGACCAGCAGCTTGTCGTCCCGACCACCACGCTTCCTCCACGAGCCGTCGTCGCAACCTCCGCCCGAGCACCGGTGCCACAGCAGCTCGCCGTGCTCTTCCCACAACCTCTGTGCCGCACCACCGAGTCCGCTCGCCGCTCCGCCGTCCACAGCACCCGCGTACCCGTTTTGACAGATCTGCCTCTCGGCCGGTCCCGTTTCTGCCAGAGCTGCAACCCGAAACCGGCGCCCCTCCTCCGTCCAGATCTGCTCAGCGCTTCAGCTCGAGCTCGAAGCCGGTCGCTGCACCCCCTTTATCAAGCGACCAACTGAGCTGCTTCCACCGCGCCAAATCCGAACGCCGACACCCAAGAAGACCACTGCATCCCGACGCCGGCAGATCTGAACCGTCGGCAAGCATCCGCGTTTGCGCCCGTCCCCGACGCCCGCTTCAGCAGATCCCGAATCCTTTCTCTCCGAGCGACGACCGCCCCTACTCTGACCACGATCTGCTGCACCCGGCGCCCGGGCGGCTCGCCGCGCCTCGTCTCGCTACCCCGCGTTGGCCGCGGCTGCTCCGTAGCTGCCCGTTGCAACAACCCGCGACGCCAGCCCACGCCGGTCGCCGCGCTCCTCGGCTCGCAGCAACTCGCGATGACGACGCCGCAGTAGCTCTCAACCGCAAGCCGGCCGTCGCCACTCTTGCCCTCGCCCGAGCATCGACGCCACCGCAGCCCGCGCCCGAGGTCCTCCAACCGCGACGCCCCTCGCCGGTACCcgcgccggagctccgacgactCCGCCCCGCCTCCGCCCCTAGCCGACCCGCGACGCCAGCCCGCGCCAATCCCCGAAGCTCCTTCTTAGCGCTCCGCCGTCGCGCCACTCCGACGGTGACCCCCACCAAAAGCCGCACGAGCCCAAGCTGTGCGtgggaaaggaaaagataaaaacaaaaggggaacattaggtagtttttttattattattattttatctttatttttatatagtttatagtttgtttttatatagttttttaGCGTGATTATTCATTAATGCATGATTGAAGTTCCAATAACccctcaaattagggattaggaGTTCGATTTtcacgcccgaaatccgactcatgatctcttacaaaaatcgacaatccaatctcatgcccgagattcgattcgcgatttaatttaaaattgaccaacccgatctcatgtgcgagatatggttcgtcaattttgggTATTAATCTTATCTTTGATTGAATTGGATATCGGGTTATTTGAATTAACTTTTGTTcttgcataaaaaatttcaaaaaaaatgcgAGTTAGATTAGGGCTAGGGTTAGCATATTTagttatttcgtttttttttaaaaataaaaatccaaaaaaatgcattcatgatattagtttttttaagaATTGCACGTGTCAATTTAGgataggatttttttatttattttaaatttttataaaaaaatccccaaaaaattaattaatttaggatgctagtttgcatgtttaattgtgtgcaaatttttaaaatttcgaattttatatatataaaaaacaaacaaaaatcatcatgcatattagaGTAGAATTGCAAGTCTCATtttaagtttcaattttttaggataaattgcacttttaggaatagaaatatcatgtgcacgtcatgtaaaattaggctcatttaaataaaaattgcccgtcattataattaggtcattttgatttgcatatttaattattgcatgttcattaagaaaatacaaaaaaaaaaaaaaaaatattttactcatgtcatgtagtttagaACACATTGTCATAccattccatgttagattagtagcatgcattgcatattgcataattctcattaaacaagtaaaaaccaaaaaaaagaagaagaagaaattgcctgttaattagaaatcatattaactctgttgatgtgaattctgatgtAACAAttcagatgctttcgttgctatgaggtaagtcctgcaatttattcatcgctttcttgggtgttaaattggtggcttgcgcatccgcatgatcacctcacatgttaggaggataaattaaaatcaattcaagctgcctgcaaaaatattttttcaaataaaaaaggaaaatgtaccgaaagggcattagagaaatctagcgtaatcaagtccccgaactcatttaatctctggttcgtaggagtgaagtaatcctcccattactttacttgggtttctaatcgacccacccaaaatagattagtggcgactccatgataaaaatcatttgcatattaagaacttgaacctaagtcgcgaattggtatgggcttgggagagcccgagttaagtctaggcttaacaatccattagccgaacccttaggtggtccaacccgcttcggggaggtcgcgacagcttggcgactccactggggacctgagttaaaactcttagtggacttaggccaatttttcttcttttgaaaaagtttttgtttggcagcgagaaTTCCAGGTACgcccctaacatttaaggtgttaaatgtttttgcaggatgggaggtataaggggaagtgtttgctgacctttgttttgcagggaggtgtaggaatgtatggtttattttcatgaacgaagcgttgtttgatataaactgttgtgcatgcctatgcatttacactacactattgcacacacaacccgccgccggacttgggccgcataggatcatctaggatggtattgagatggataccacttcgaccgcatgcccgcggtacgagtcgcccatctcaatcccgaagtttcttttctggtgtcaagagtacccacctcggttcGTATGCCCGCAACCtaggtcggctctttgaccaagccgaagtcatgaggacccgacttAGTTCGCACGCCCGCGGCTAGTCTGATCATTCTTGTGGCTTCACTTTGTtaagccttatagattagaaatcgagccacttaccatgcgcatgtctatgtgattgccctTTGTTTATTGGTAAAGTAAGTCTTCTAAATTCGCACTCTTGCAATCTACTTACTTTATTATATcattttgtcggtccatggcattaggattgtcttgagtcttgatcaatatacaatggGAATACCGGACATTCGAATtattctccctccaaaagaagaGCTTAGCGCatggtgggacaagttagacCAAGCTGGCCGTCAATTTGTAGAGTCACACATTAGTCGACTACTTCCATTACTGCGTGTCAACATCCACGGCGGCCTCATCCAAGCACTTGCTCATTGTTGGTGCCCCGAGACTTCTACTTTCATCTTCGGCGGTAAGCATGAACTCACGCCcaccttggaagagtatagcattgccataggGAAACCTTTGAAAGCTGAATTAATTAGCCCACCTATCGGAATAGACCCCGTCATAGCCTTATCCGATTTTCTGAGAATTAAGGAGGACAATGTAAGAAAGGTTTTAAAAGCTCACCGCAATACatgtcatttatcttttctaaaagaatgttttgaaaatggcaatttgtttcaaatgcgaaggctttttcttttagctttctttgggtttatactttttcctcattgcaagaatgctattaaccctttgatgGCTCACTTAGTTGAACAAGTGTTGGGAGGAAAAAATTTCGTAAACACTATTATGGCTGAAACCTTTCTTTCCCTCACCCGATTTAAAGGAAGCGGTGATAAGGCTTTCCATTCCTCTCCTgagcttttgcaaatttggtttctttctcatataaaagggtttggtggtttaatgactatacatgatgttaATAACTCTAATcaccctattatgagatttgagaacaaccaaaaacatgcaccggattaccattattctaggtggctagctttcatgaaaaaaccaacttccaagggtttcctatggcatgctaagtGGTTCCAAGTTCGTGTGGCGAGACTTTCATGTGAAGGTGTTGGCCCAATCCCTCTACTAGGATTCACTGGAGCAACGGAGTACTATCCAACTAGAGTAACCCGTCAGTATCAAGTTGTGCAAGAGCTTCCCCCGGCATTGCAAGCGGATCCACTCCGAGTCAGCTTCATTGACGGAGACCGAGGCCATGAAGATTCCACtctcacaattaaatcaatgtgggatatgtgccagCCACGAAAACTCAAGTGGCCCGAGGAGGAGTTGAAGGGCAAAGAAATGAAGTACTATGCCTCAATTAAGTACATTCAACAACACAAAATTCCAGAGGAGTTACTTCCAAAGATACCAAAGGTGCCACTGAAGATCACCAACCGCGCTgagaataaacgcctcaaaagGGTTGCTGAAAAAGCCCAAGAGGAGAATAAGCGATTGCGCCGAGTGGTGTCCcgagtgtatattgatcaagctaGATGAAGTGTTTGAGTCAATCTTGTTGTTTTCATTTCTAGATtaatgtttaggaagttgagtcatttactttcctagtttGTTTGTTTAGGACATTTTAAGCTTCTATTTCATTAATGAAGTGCTTGAACCAATCTTGCTCCTATTTTGTTAGGATTGTCAAAAACTCCATTAATGAATAAAAGttttagaccattgccatggacCGGTGTatttcatatgagatacttATTTCTGTCCGTTTCTtcaaattaggtgataacggatccctCACGTTCGCCCATCATTACACGATCAAGAGCAAAAATGGCCGACCAAatcgaaatgcgtgatcgtatgaCCGCTATGGAAAATCAACTCCAGCAGTTGCTCACCTCTATGCAACTTATGACAGATCAAATGCAATCCCTCCAAATGAATCAGACTCTTGCATCCGCTCTCCCCGAGATAGTAGTCCCAAAGCAGACGAACAAGGCCCAAATAGGTGATGATGACATGCCGGAACTGGAGGATGACCCACTGTTCGTCACAGCTGAAAAGGCTAAGCCCGACAATGTCCCTAAGGCggagcaagatgaacgcttcGCCAAACTTGAAGAGAAGCTGAAACAATTGCAAGAATCGCGGAATTCACTCCCGTTCGACTTGTCGGTTTATGAGAAAGTCAAAGTGccgaaaaagtttaagatgccggagttcgagaaatacgatggtacttcctgTCCAAaggctcatttgcagatgtaccacgtacgCATGGCCCAATACGTCAAGaacgagcctctcatgatccaatcgtttCATGCAAGTTTGACTGGGCCCGCACTCAACTGGTACATAATGAAGAATGTAAACCTTCTCGACACCTGGAATGAAGTGGCTGACGCTTTCCTAaagcagtataagttcaacatggacattgcGCCTTCCCGAGATGATCTTGAgtggatggagaagaagaaaaatgagtcaTTTAAGGAGTATGCTGTAAGGTGGCGAAACTTGGCAGCTCAAGTCACTCATGAGCCTACaaacaaggagttgatgaagttgttcgtcaaAACTCTCCCGTATGAGTTCCGTAACCGGATGGCTAGCACATACGTTgagaacttcaaccaacttatccCAGTGGGTGAACAGA
The nucleotide sequence above comes from Eucalyptus grandis isolate ANBG69807.140 chromosome 2, ASM1654582v1, whole genome shotgun sequence. Encoded proteins:
- the LOC104456744 gene encoding uncharacterized protein LOC104456744, translated to MADQIEMRDRMTAMENQLQQLLTSMQLMTDQMQSLQMNQTLASALPEIVVPKQTNKAQIGDDDMPELEDDPLFVTAEKAKPDNVPKAEQDERFAKLEEKLKQLQESRNSLPFDLSVYEKVKVPKKFKMPEFEKYDGTSCPKAHLQMYHVRMAQYVKNEPLMIQSFHASLTGPALNWYIMKNVNLLDTWNEVADAFLKQYKFNMDIAPSRDDLEWMEKKKNESFKEYAVRWRNLAAQVTHEPTNKELMKLFVKTLPYEFRNRMASTYVENFNQLIPVGEQIEMGLRDGWFNEPTHQGKRFTMKKDKEPITEVNVAYAQPAPSKPPMVRILGNRKMEAECPHRQFTKRQFSPLPGPLSRSCRYSETRD